The following coding sequences lie in one Miscanthus floridulus cultivar M001 chromosome 9, ASM1932011v1, whole genome shotgun sequence genomic window:
- the LOC136479332 gene encoding early nodulin-20-like: protein MAIYVTPAPVLLSPEPLLRPPSSSALGPILGTLAPATELLRGHRTRPPPPSSSPVPVPRPCPPLPRTLALPAELLRAGPHPRNPSAVHRAPPRPPHAPPRPILLPCVHALPPSSSPQNPCSSAHQAPPCWAPSPEP, encoded by the coding sequence ATGGCTATATATGTgacccccgcccccgtcctcctctccccgGAACCCTTGCTCCGcccgccgagctcctccgcgctgGGCCCCATCCtcggaaccctagcgccggccaccgagctcctccgcggCCACCGCACACGccccccgcccccgtcctcctcccccgtgcccgtgccccgccCCTGTCCTCCTCTCCCCAGAACCCTTGCTCTGCCCGCCGAGCTCCTCCGTGCTGGGCCCCATCCCCGAAACCCTAGCGCCGtccaccgagctcctccgcggCCACCGCACGCGCCCCCCCGCCCCATCCTCCTCCCCTGTGTCCATGCCctgcccccgtcctcctctccccaGAACCCTTGCTCTAGTGCCCACCAAGCTCCTCCGTGCTGGGCCCCGTCCccggaaccctag